Proteins from a genomic interval of bacterium:
- a CDS encoding four helix bundle protein → MAQFAHLPIYKKSYDLALFMHCLTITFPREHRYTFGAGLKENSIELLLLIIQANSKIDKREVLEKASEKLEEIKILVRLGHDLKIIGIKKYEESARISEEIGMQLGGWIKSQNKSNINLPESNRLL, encoded by the coding sequence ATGGCTCAGTTTGCTCACTTGCCGATTTACAAAAAGTCGTATGATCTGGCGCTTTTTATGCATTGTTTGACCATTACTTTCCCCCGCGAGCATCGTTATACTTTTGGCGCCGGATTAAAAGAAAACAGCATAGAATTATTGCTTTTAATTATTCAGGCGAATTCTAAAATTGATAAAAGAGAAGTTTTGGAAAAAGCTTCGGAAAAGCTGGAAGAAATTAAAATTTTGGTCCGGCTTGGCCACGATTTAAAAATTATCGGCATTAAAAAATACGAAGAAAGCGCGAGAATATCTGAAGAAATTGGAATGCAACTGGGAGGGTGGATTAAATCGCAAAATAAGAGTAATATTAATTTGCCAGAATCGAATCGTTTATTATAA